A genomic window from Algoriphagus sp. Y33 includes:
- a CDS encoding MFS transporter, with the protein MKAKIRWFILILVFIATGLNFLDRQVLSMTIIKIQDELNITDVQYGIINTSFLISYALMFTIGGRLIDKIGGKLGLALSVGIWSTASVLHGVITGFYHLLAFRFLLGIGEGGCFPGAAKTVYEWFGRKERALANGIAIGGSAIGAVVAPPLTILISSTYGWRWTFIIPGLFGILWVLAWVAISWRNKGGATQDQEVNAPVERAEGISFREIIKNRSARVLVLMRFLLDPVFYFLMFWVPKYLSEERGLSFDRIGELFWIPFMALGVSNIIGGWISDKLIANNLSVNAARKWVMGSAALLTLIAPFISRVSSVELAVGFMAIMMFAHGFWITNYITAISDIFGKYATSTVVGLSGTAGALAGVLVNPLIGMVVQNYSYGPLWLVAGIMYPLTFLIMLIFIPNLNPLAVRVLLR; encoded by the coding sequence ATTAAGATACAGGATGAGCTGAACATTACTGATGTGCAATACGGCATAATTAATACTAGTTTCCTTATCAGCTATGCGTTGATGTTTACTATCGGTGGACGGTTGATTGATAAAATCGGAGGAAAACTTGGGCTTGCACTTTCGGTTGGGATATGGTCTACAGCAAGTGTTTTACATGGGGTGATAACCGGGTTTTATCATTTACTTGCTTTTAGGTTTCTGCTCGGAATAGGGGAAGGGGGATGCTTTCCCGGTGCTGCCAAAACGGTATATGAATGGTTTGGAAGAAAAGAACGTGCACTGGCAAACGGGATTGCCATTGGCGGTTCTGCAATCGGCGCAGTAGTGGCCCCGCCTCTTACCATTCTTATTTCTTCCACCTATGGCTGGCGTTGGACCTTCATTATTCCTGGGCTGTTCGGCATTCTATGGGTGTTGGCATGGGTAGCAATCTCATGGAGAAACAAGGGCGGCGCCACTCAGGACCAAGAAGTAAATGCCCCGGTCGAACGGGCAGAAGGAATATCATTTCGTGAGATCATAAAAAACAGATCGGCACGTGTCTTAGTCCTAATGCGTTTTTTATTGGATCCGGTGTTCTATTTTCTCATGTTTTGGGTGCCCAAGTACTTAAGTGAGGAACGTGGACTATCCTTTGATAGGATTGGAGAGCTTTTCTGGATACCGTTCATGGCGCTTGGAGTTTCCAACATCATAGGGGGATGGATATCCGATAAATTGATTGCGAACAACCTTTCGGTAAATGCTGCCCGGAAATGGGTTATGGGGTCTGCAGCCCTACTCACCCTGATTGCGCCTTTTATTTCCCGGGTTTCGTCGGTGGAACTTGCTGTTGGGTTTATGGCAATAATGATGTTTGCCCACGGATTTTGGATCACCAACTATATCACTGCCATCTCGGATATATTTGGAAAATATGCGACCTCAACGGTAGTGGGACTGTCCGGAACTGCCGGGGCATTGGCTGGAGTGCTGGTCAATCCTCTAATTGGAATGGTCGTGCAAAATTATTCCTATGGGCCGCTATGGTTGGTAGCAGGGATCATGTACCCTCTTACTTTTCTCATTATGCTCATTTTCATCCCTAACTTAAACCCTTTAGCTGTGCGAGTTCTATTAAGATAG